In one window of Micromonospora cathayae DNA:
- a CDS encoding RHS repeat-associated core domain-containing protein, with protein sequence MSGPSRRRTIRSRVWAGPRLRLTSVAAALVVLLPLAVRADLPALAPASVSCDGVGWAYDAAGQLVGVQDQANRTARYGYDAAGNPTSVVNEGTPDLAVLSVVPATAEVGATVTVEGGCFSTVPAENTVRFNGVPATVTGASGRRLTATVPAGATTGPVTVQVGGDTAASPASFVVAGPDTSAPTITGVTPAVAVPGTPVTVTGTGFATPVADNGLTVNRTRAAVTSAAAGSLTVETPTGVASGRVTVRTRYGSVSSGADLFVAPPPYAATDVAHTGRAALGVAHPVTIGTGGDLGLVVFDLTEGQQASVDLTGGTFGSCGISSVKVLDPYGRTVRSLGCVGTAGFVDTVRARTAGTYTLVVAAADGHTGSVTATVREVPPDATASATPGGDPVTVTTTVPGQNATVTFPGTTGQRVSVQVSDGTFGTYDATVSLRRPGGGTVTSNSSCGASCWFDRTVLSTEGTWTVHIDPELAKTGKLTVRVYDVPADPTASTTPGGDPVTVTTTVPGQNSSVTFAGVAGQRVAVQVTGGTYGTYNAAGQLRKPDGTNLTGSAYCGASCFFDTVTLPVDGTYTFVLDPETAYVGAVTVRVYDVPADPTASTTPGGDPVTVTTTVPGQNSSVTFAGVAGQRVSVQFTAGTYGTYNASAVVRKPDGTNLTGSVYCGSSCFFDTVVLPVDGTYTVVVNPDGTAVGAVTVQVHAVPADHTVTATPGGAPVTVTTTVAGQNGVVSFAGVAGQRVSVQMTAGTYGTYNASAVVRKPDGTNLTGSVYCGSSCFFDTVTLPVDGTYTVLVNPDTTYLGSATVQVYDVPADATASTTPNGPARTLTTTVPGQNAVLSFPGTAGQAVTVNLGNGTFGTYDAAVSLRAPDGTTVVSNSSCGTSCSFTSVPLPATGTYTVLVNPSGTKVGAITAQVYDVPGDAVASTTPGGAAVSVTTTVPGQNGVVSFPATAGQRVSAQLTGGTYGSNEATVTLRRPDGTSVVSNTGCGTGCFLDAVTLPVDGTYTILVDPKGTVTGTITVKVHAVPADAAVTAVPGGAAVSVTTTVPGQNGVVSVAGTTGQRIAVQLSGGTYGSNEATVTLRRPDGTSVVSNTGCGTGCLLEVASLPVDGTYTILVDPKGTAIGTIGVRVYDVPADATASTTPGGAAVTVTTTVPGQNAVVSFPGTAGQAVTVTLANGTFGSAGATVSLRAPDGTTLASNSSCAAGCSFNSITLAATGTHTVLVNPAGVAVGGIGVQVYDVPVDAAASTTPGGPSVTVATTVPGQNAVVSFPGTAGQRVLVQLTGGTYGTYNASGIVRKPDGTNLTGSQYCGASCLFDTTVLPVDGTYTILIDPSGTYTGAVTAQVYDVPADAAVTATPGGAAVTVTTTVPGQNAVVSFAGTAGQRVLVQGSGGTYGTYDASAQLRRPDGTNLGGSVYCGASCLIDTTVLPADGTYTLLVNPAGAKVGTVNLRVYDVPADATASTTPGGSAVTVTTTVPGQNAVVSFAGTAGQRISVQGSGGTYGTYNASGQLRRPDGTNLGSSAYCGGSCFLDVLTLPVTGTYTLLVNPDGAYTGALTVQVYDVPADATASTTPGGSAVTVTTTVPGQNAVVSFTAAAGQRISVQGSGGTYGTYNASGQLRKPDGTNLGGSAYCGATCFFDQQVAPVAGTYTLLVNPDTSYRGALTVRVHDVPADATATATPGGSPVTVTTTVPGQNAVVSFAGTAGQVVTVAGTAGTYGTYNASAIVRKPDGTNQTSSAYCGSSCTFASLTLATTGTYTVFVNPDTTYVGALTVEVRLPAAVAAGRSGATAGTTTAARPVGERVDEHRRGGTAAPADPTESWVPDRFNLAGEDWDSHRAGGYAQREPGLRAPEGTTALAGQALLLNGKPLADVTLSVGRRSTRTDTTGRFLLTGLTAGHHVLVIEGATASTTGREFGRFETGVDLTAGRTTELSYPIWMTRLDTANTIRIDSPTRKRTVLTTPAIPGFEVRLPAGTVVKDRAGKPVRELSITALPVDQPPFPLPAGVRTPVYFTVQPGGAVVLPEGAQIIYPNTQGLAPGARLDFWDYDPTRAPCTPAPVKSYPRKASAPAKAPAVCAVTSGEAGWYVYGRGTVSADGKQVVPDPDVRVWEFTGAMFNGSGKRPAGTGPGEDGDEGGDPVDLGSGLFVDTHTDLVVDDVLPISITRSYRQNDTQMREFGIGTNFSYGVFVHSRQEYVEADLILPDSGKVHMERISPGTGWTDAVFKVVGSTGPFRDALMSWNGDGWDLVRSDGMVWVFGENTPLQSIRDRHGNQITLTRSSGGQAGDITQITSPNGRWIKLSYTSGRITRAQDNAGRAVTYGYDSAGRLTEVTTPGGRTTRYTYDSAHRMTSVTDARNITYLTNTYDSAGRVAGQVMPNGATYQFAYTTDTDGRITKTTVTEPDGTLRATSFDANRRVVAETTAVGTAQQRTATTVRDPATGLPTALVDPHGGRTELAYGPTGELTTLTSDAGTAAAQAATFTAVGPYRQIGTVTDAQGRVTTLEHDDRGNTVAVTDPAGRTKRYTYNASGQVTSATDPLGNTTTYSYDQGDLVAVTDPLGRTTRAFVDAAGRTVTTTDPTGVRTQLHYDPDNHLLSMVDGLGRTTAYEYDGNGNLTKVTDARGNSTTVEYDTSDRAVKVTDPLGASAQQTYDVLDRVVSHTDRRGRKTVTSYDLLGRTTFIGYGATAGGQYESTREFGYDAADRLASIVDSAGGTLTLGYDDRNQVTSVAGPTGTVGYSYDAAGQRTGMTVPGQPAVAYTYDPAGLLETVTQGGRSVRWHRDAAGRVERVEQAGLTARYGYDAASQLVSIAYQTSGGIPVGQLGYRYDGNGRVADLTGSLASVTVPATAPTGTYDAANRLTARGGRTYTYDAEGNLTGDGLRGYTWNARGELTGVTGPGVAASFGYDPTGRRSSRTAGGQTTTFLYDEANLVQERVAGMVTADRLTTGLDQTLVRTDADGTRIPVTDALGSVLGLADTTDGTLTSRYTYDPFGAVTATGAASGNTQQYTGREYDADTGLLYNRARYHSPETGRFVSEDPAGFGGGSANLYLYALNDPVNLSDPNGDCPICVPLLIGALMGGAAGVGMGAGAAALSGRKYSLGDGLRDFAIGAGIGALTGGLGSALRAAGSAWKLNQFARGLAIEAKLGGNLPKNFPTIDKFANGVATSIKSVDLSAKSYQNAGRLTSLGKGYVDKVAGFAQNGASVSHGGTTITGSQVTGRALDIAVPRGVGSAAQQNALNNIVQYGASKGVTVRIIPVR encoded by the coding sequence ATGTCGGGACCGTCGCGCCGCCGAACGATCCGCTCCAGGGTGTGGGCCGGTCCCCGCCTCCGACTCACCTCCGTCGCCGCCGCCCTGGTGGTGCTGCTGCCGCTCGCCGTCCGGGCGGACCTGCCGGCGCTGGCCCCCGCCTCGGTCTCCTGCGACGGGGTGGGCTGGGCGTACGACGCCGCCGGTCAGCTCGTCGGCGTGCAGGACCAGGCCAACCGGACCGCCCGGTACGGCTACGACGCGGCCGGCAACCCCACCTCGGTCGTCAACGAGGGCACCCCCGACCTGGCGGTGCTGTCGGTCGTCCCGGCCACCGCCGAGGTCGGCGCGACGGTCACCGTCGAAGGTGGCTGCTTCTCGACGGTGCCGGCGGAGAACACCGTCCGGTTCAACGGCGTACCGGCCACCGTCACCGGGGCCAGCGGACGCCGGCTGACCGCCACCGTGCCGGCCGGCGCGACCACCGGCCCGGTCACCGTGCAGGTCGGCGGGGACACCGCCGCCAGCCCGGCCAGCTTCGTGGTCGCCGGCCCGGACACCTCCGCCCCCACCATCACCGGGGTCACCCCGGCCGTGGCGGTGCCGGGCACCCCGGTCACCGTCACCGGGACCGGCTTCGCCACCCCGGTGGCCGACAACGGCCTGACCGTCAACCGGACGCGGGCCGCCGTCACCTCGGCCGCCGCCGGCAGCCTCACCGTGGAGACGCCCACCGGCGTCGCCTCCGGCCGGGTCACCGTGCGCACCCGGTACGGCAGCGTGTCCAGCGGCGCGGACCTCTTCGTCGCCCCGCCGCCGTACGCGGCTACGGACGTCGCGCACACCGGCCGGGCCGCGCTCGGGGTGGCCCACCCGGTCACCATCGGCACCGGCGGTGACCTGGGACTGGTCGTCTTCGACCTGACCGAGGGACAGCAGGCCAGTGTGGACCTGACCGGCGGTACCTTCGGCTCCTGCGGCATCTCCAGCGTCAAGGTGCTCGACCCGTACGGGCGGACCGTCCGCTCGCTGGGCTGTGTCGGCACGGCCGGCTTCGTGGACACCGTCCGGGCCCGCACCGCCGGCACGTACACCCTGGTCGTGGCGGCGGCCGACGGGCACACGGGCTCGGTGACGGCGACCGTGCGGGAGGTGCCGCCGGACGCCACCGCGAGCGCCACCCCGGGCGGTGACCCGGTCACCGTGACCACCACCGTGCCCGGCCAGAACGCCACGGTCACCTTCCCGGGCACCACCGGCCAGCGGGTCTCGGTGCAGGTCAGCGACGGCACGTTCGGCACCTACGACGCCACGGTCTCGCTGCGCCGGCCCGGTGGCGGCACGGTCACCTCGAACAGTTCCTGCGGCGCGTCCTGCTGGTTCGACCGCACCGTGCTCTCCACCGAGGGCACCTGGACCGTCCACATCGACCCGGAGCTGGCGAAGACCGGCAAGCTGACCGTCCGGGTGTACGACGTGCCGGCCGACCCGACCGCGTCCACCACCCCGGGCGGTGACCCGGTGACGGTGACCACGACGGTGCCGGGGCAGAACTCGTCGGTGACGTTCGCCGGTGTCGCCGGTCAGCGGGTGGCCGTGCAGGTGACCGGGGGGACGTACGGCACGTACAACGCGGCCGGGCAGCTCCGGAAGCCGGACGGCACGAACCTGACCGGCAGCGCCTACTGCGGGGCGTCCTGCTTCTTCGACACGGTCACCCTGCCGGTCGACGGCACGTACACGTTCGTCCTCGACCCGGAGACCGCCTACGTCGGCGCGGTCACTGTCCGGGTGTACGACGTGCCGGCCGACCCGACCGCGTCCACCACCCCGGGCGGTGACCCGGTGACGGTGACCACGACGGTGCCGGGGCAGAACTCGTCCGTGACGTTCGCCGGTGTCGCCGGCCAGCGGGTGTCGGTGCAGTTCACCGCCGGCACGTACGGCACGTACAACGCGAGCGCCGTGGTGCGTAAGCCGGACGGTACGAACCTGACCGGCAGCGTGTACTGCGGCTCGTCGTGCTTCTTCGACACGGTGGTGCTGCCGGTCGACGGCACGTACACCGTGGTCGTCAACCCGGACGGCACCGCGGTCGGCGCGGTCACCGTGCAGGTGCACGCGGTGCCGGCGGACCACACGGTGACCGCCACCCCGGGCGGCGCACCGGTCACCGTCACCACCACCGTCGCCGGCCAGAACGGCGTGGTCTCCTTCGCCGGTGTCGCCGGCCAGCGGGTGTCGGTGCAGATGACCGCCGGCACGTACGGCACGTACAACGCGAGCGCCGTGGTGCGTAAGCCGGACGGTACGAACCTGACCGGCAGCGTGTACTGCGGCTCGTCGTGCTTCTTCGACACGGTCACCCTGCCGGTCGACGGCACGTACACCGTGCTGGTCAACCCGGACACCACCTACCTCGGCAGCGCGACCGTGCAGGTGTACGACGTGCCGGCCGACGCCACCGCGAGCACCACCCCGAACGGCCCGGCCCGCACCCTGACCACCACCGTCCCCGGCCAGAACGCCGTGCTGTCCTTCCCGGGCACCGCGGGTCAGGCGGTCACCGTCAACCTCGGCAACGGCACCTTCGGCACGTACGACGCGGCGGTGAGCCTGCGCGCCCCGGACGGCACCACCGTGGTCAGCAACTCGTCCTGCGGGACGTCCTGCTCGTTCACCTCCGTGCCGTTGCCGGCGACCGGCACGTACACCGTGCTGGTCAACCCGTCCGGGACGAAGGTCGGCGCGATCACCGCCCAGGTGTACGACGTGCCGGGCGACGCGGTCGCCAGCACCACCCCGGGCGGCGCGGCGGTGTCGGTGACCACCACCGTGCCCGGCCAGAACGGCGTGGTGTCCTTCCCGGCCACCGCCGGTCAGCGGGTCTCGGCGCAGCTGACCGGCGGCACGTACGGGTCGAACGAGGCGACGGTGACGCTGCGCCGGCCGGACGGCACCAGCGTCGTGTCGAACACCGGCTGCGGCACCGGCTGCTTCCTCGACGCGGTGACCCTGCCGGTCGACGGCACGTACACGATCCTGGTGGACCCGAAGGGCACCGTGACCGGGACGATCACCGTCAAGGTCCACGCGGTGCCGGCGGACGCCGCGGTGACCGCCGTCCCGGGTGGGGCGGCGGTGTCGGTGACCACCACGGTGCCCGGCCAGAACGGCGTGGTCTCCGTCGCCGGCACCACCGGCCAGCGGATCGCGGTGCAGCTCAGCGGCGGTACGTACGGGTCGAACGAGGCGACGGTGACGCTGCGCCGGCCGGACGGCACCAGCGTCGTGTCGAACACCGGCTGCGGCACCGGCTGCCTGCTGGAGGTGGCGTCCCTGCCGGTCGACGGGACGTACACGATCCTGGTCGACCCGAAGGGCACCGCGATCGGCACGATCGGCGTCCGGGTGTACGACGTGCCGGCGGACGCCACCGCCAGCACCACGCCGGGCGGGGCGGCGGTCACCGTGACCACCACCGTGCCGGGGCAGAACGCGGTGGTGTCGTTCCCGGGCACCGCCGGTCAGGCGGTCACCGTCACCCTCGCCAACGGCACCTTCGGCTCGGCCGGCGCGACCGTGTCGCTGCGGGCCCCGGACGGCACCACCCTGGCCAGCAACTCGTCCTGTGCGGCCGGGTGCTCGTTCAACTCGATCACGCTCGCCGCGACCGGCACCCACACCGTGCTGGTCAACCCGGCCGGCGTGGCGGTCGGCGGCATCGGCGTCCAGGTGTACGACGTGCCGGTGGACGCCGCCGCGTCGACCACGCCGGGCGGCCCGTCGGTCACCGTGGCCACCACCGTCCCCGGCCAGAACGCGGTGGTGTCGTTCCCCGGCACCGCCGGCCAGCGGGTGCTGGTGCAGCTCACCGGCGGCACCTACGGCACGTACAACGCCAGCGGGATCGTCCGCAAGCCGGACGGCACCAACCTGACCGGCAGCCAGTACTGCGGCGCGTCCTGCCTGTTCGACACCACCGTGCTGCCGGTGGACGGGACGTACACGATCCTGATCGACCCGAGCGGCACCTACACCGGCGCGGTCACCGCCCAGGTGTACGACGTACCGGCCGACGCCGCCGTCACCGCCACGCCCGGCGGGGCGGCGGTCACCGTGACCACCACCGTCCCCGGGCAGAACGCGGTGGTGTCGTTCGCGGGCACCGCCGGGCAGCGGGTGCTGGTGCAGGGCAGCGGCGGCACCTACGGCACGTACGACGCGTCCGCGCAACTGCGCAGGCCGGACGGCACGAACCTGGGCGGCAGCGTCTACTGCGGCGCGTCCTGTCTGATCGACACCACCGTGCTGCCGGCCGACGGCACGTACACCCTGCTGGTCAACCCGGCCGGCGCGAAGGTCGGCACGGTCAACCTGCGGGTGTACGACGTGCCGGCGGACGCCACCGCGAGCACCACGCCAGGCGGGTCGGCGGTGACCGTGACGACGACGGTGCCGGGGCAGAACGCGGTGGTGTCGTTCGCCGGCACCGCCGGGCAGCGGATCTCGGTGCAGGGCAGCGGTGGCACGTACGGCACGTACAACGCCTCCGGGCAGTTGCGTAGGCCGGACGGCACCAACCTGGGCAGCAGCGCCTACTGCGGCGGCTCCTGCTTCCTCGACGTGCTCACCCTGCCGGTCACCGGCACCTACACCCTGCTCGTCAACCCGGACGGTGCCTACACCGGCGCGCTCACCGTGCAGGTGTACGACGTGCCGGCGGACGCGACCGCGTCGACCACACCGGGCGGGTCGGCGGTGACCGTGACGACGACGGTGCCGGGGCAGAACGCGGTGGTGTCGTTCACCGCCGCCGCCGGGCAGCGGATCTCGGTGCAGGGCAGCGGTGGCACGTACGGCACGTACAACGCCTCCGGGCAGTTGCGTAAGCCGGACGGCACCAACCTGGGCGGCAGCGCGTACTGCGGGGCGACCTGCTTCTTCGACCAGCAGGTCGCGCCGGTGGCCGGCACGTACACCCTGCTGGTCAACCCGGACACCAGCTACCGGGGCGCGCTCACCGTCCGGGTGCACGACGTGCCGGCGGACGCCACGGCGACCGCCACGCCGGGTGGGTCGCCGGTCACCGTGACCACCACCGTGCCCGGCCAGAACGCGGTGGTCAGCTTCGCCGGCACCGCCGGGCAGGTGGTCACCGTGGCCGGCACCGCCGGCACCTACGGCACGTACAACGCCAGCGCGATCGTCCGGAAGCCGGACGGCACCAACCAGACCAGCAGCGCGTACTGCGGCAGCTCCTGCACGTTCGCCTCGCTGACCCTGGCGACCACCGGCACGTACACCGTCTTCGTCAACCCGGACACCACCTACGTCGGCGCGCTCACCGTCGAGGTGCGGCTGCCCGCCGCCGTGGCGGCCGGCCGGAGCGGCGCGACGGCCGGGACCACGACCGCCGCACGGCCGGTCGGGGAGCGGGTCGACGAGCACCGGCGCGGCGGGACAGCCGCCCCGGCCGACCCCACCGAGAGCTGGGTGCCGGACCGGTTCAACCTGGCCGGCGAGGACTGGGACAGCCACCGGGCGGGCGGGTACGCCCAGCGGGAGCCGGGCCTGCGCGCCCCCGAGGGGACGACCGCGCTGGCCGGGCAGGCCCTGCTGCTCAACGGCAAGCCGCTGGCCGACGTGACGCTCAGCGTGGGCCGGCGCAGCACCCGCACCGACACCACCGGGCGGTTCCTGCTCACCGGCCTCACCGCCGGACACCACGTGCTGGTCATCGAGGGGGCCACCGCCAGCACCACCGGGCGGGAGTTCGGCCGGTTCGAGACCGGGGTGGACCTGACCGCCGGGCGGACAACCGAACTGTCGTACCCGATCTGGATGACCCGGCTGGACACCGCCAACACCATCCGGATCGACTCGCCGACCCGCAAGAGGACCGTGCTGACCACGCCGGCCATCCCCGGCTTCGAGGTGCGCCTGCCGGCCGGCACGGTGGTCAAGGACCGGGCCGGAAAGCCGGTACGGGAACTGTCGATCACCGCCCTGCCGGTGGACCAGCCGCCGTTCCCGCTGCCCGCCGGGGTCCGCACCCCGGTCTACTTCACCGTGCAGCCGGGCGGCGCGGTGGTGCTGCCGGAGGGCGCGCAGATCATCTACCCGAACACCCAGGGCCTCGCCCCGGGGGCCCGGCTGGACTTCTGGGACTACGACCCGACCCGCGCGCCGTGCACCCCGGCCCCGGTCAAGTCGTACCCCCGCAAGGCCAGCGCCCCCGCGAAGGCCCCCGCCGTCTGCGCGGTGACCAGCGGCGAGGCCGGCTGGTACGTCTACGGCCGGGGCACGGTCAGCGCCGACGGCAAGCAGGTCGTACCCGACCCCGACGTGCGGGTCTGGGAGTTCACCGGGGCGATGTTCAACGGCAGCGGCAAGCGGCCCGCCGGCACCGGCCCCGGTGAGGACGGCGATGAGGGCGGCGACCCGGTCGACCTGGGCAGCGGCCTGTTCGTCGACACCCACACCGACCTGGTGGTCGACGACGTGCTGCCGATCTCGATCACCCGCAGCTACCGCCAGAACGACACCCAGATGCGCGAGTTCGGCATCGGCACCAACTTCTCCTACGGGGTGTTCGTGCACTCCCGGCAGGAGTACGTCGAGGCCGACCTGATCCTGCCGGACAGCGGCAAGGTCCACATGGAGCGGATCAGCCCCGGCACCGGCTGGACCGACGCGGTGTTCAAGGTGGTCGGCAGCACCGGGCCGTTCCGGGACGCCCTGATGAGCTGGAACGGCGACGGCTGGGACCTGGTCCGCTCGGACGGCATGGTCTGGGTGTTCGGCGAGAACACCCCGTTGCAGTCCATCCGGGACCGGCACGGCAACCAGATCACCCTGACCCGGTCCAGCGGCGGACAGGCCGGCGACATCACCCAGATCACCTCGCCCAACGGCCGCTGGATCAAGCTCTCCTACACCAGCGGGCGGATCACCCGGGCCCAGGACAACGCCGGCCGGGCCGTCACCTACGGGTACGACAGCGCCGGCCGGCTGACCGAGGTCACCACCCCGGGCGGCCGGACCACCCGGTACACCTACGACAGCGCGCACCGGATGACCTCGGTCACCGACGCCCGGAACATCACCTACCTGACCAACACCTACGACAGCGCCGGCCGGGTCGCCGGCCAGGTGATGCCGAACGGGGCGACGTACCAGTTCGCGTACACCACCGACACCGACGGGCGGATCACCAAGACCACCGTCACCGAGCCGGACGGCACGCTCCGCGCCACCAGCTTCGACGCCAACCGCCGGGTGGTCGCCGAGACCACCGCCGTCGGCACCGCGCAGCAGCGCACCGCCACCACCGTCCGCGACCCGGCCACCGGGCTGCCGACCGCGCTGGTCGACCCGCACGGCGGGCGCACCGAACTGGCGTACGGGCCGACCGGTGAGCTGACCACGCTCACCTCCGACGCCGGCACCGCCGCCGCGCAGGCCGCCACCTTCACCGCCGTCGGCCCGTACCGGCAGATCGGCACGGTCACCGACGCCCAGGGCCGGGTCACCACCCTGGAACACGACGACCGGGGCAACACCGTCGCGGTCACCGACCCGGCCGGCCGCACCAAGCGGTACACCTACAACGCGTCCGGGCAGGTCACCTCGGCCACCGACCCGCTCGGCAACACCACCACCTACAGCTACGACCAGGGTGACCTGGTGGCGGTGACCGACCCGCTGGGCCGGACCACCCGCGCCTTCGTCGACGCGGCCGGCCGGACCGTCACCACCACCGACCCGACCGGGGTCCGCACCCAGCTCCACTACGACCCGGACAACCATCTGCTGTCCATGGTGGACGGACTCGGCCGCACCACCGCCTACGAGTACGACGGCAACGGCAACCTGACCAAGGTCACCGACGCCCGGGGCAACAGCACCACCGTCGAGTACGACACCTCGGACCGGGCGGTGAAGGTCACCGACCCGCTGGGGGCCAGCGCGCAGCAGACGTACGACGTACTCGACCGGGTCGTGTCGCACACCGACCGGCGCGGCCGCAAGACCGTCACCAGCTACGACCTGCTGGGTCGGACCACCTTCATCGGGTACGGCGCGACCGCCGGCGGTCAGTACGAGAGCACCCGCGAGTTCGGCTACGACGCGGCCGACCGGCTCGCCTCGATCGTCGACTCGGCCGGCGGCACCCTGACCCTCGGCTACGACGACCGGAACCAGGTGACCAGCGTCGCCGGCCCCACCGGCACCGTCGGGTACAGCTACGACGCCGCCGGCCAGCGCACCGGCATGACCGTGCCCGGCCAGCCGGCCGTCGCCTACACGTACGACCCGGCCGGGCTGTTGGAGACGGTCACCCAGGGCGGCCGGTCGGTGCGCTGGCACCGGGACGCCGCCGGCCGGGTGGAACGGGTCGAGCAGGCCGGGCTCACCGCCCGGTACGGCTACGACGCCGCCTCCCAACTGGTCAGCATCGCGTACCAGACCAGCGGCGGGATCCCGGTCGGCCAGCTCGGCTACCGGTACGACGGCAACGGGCGGGTCGCCGACCTGACCGGCAGCCTCGCCTCGGTCACCGTCCCGGCCACCGCCCCCACCGGCACGTACGACGCGGCGAACCGGCTGACCGCCCGGGGCGGCCGGACCTACACGTACGACGCCGAGGGCAACCTGACCGGCGACGGCCTGCGCGGCTACACCTGGAACGCCCGGGGCGAACTGACCGGGGTCACCGGCCCCGGGGTGGCGGCGTCGTTCGGCTACGACCCGACCGGCCGGCGCAGCAGCCGCACCGCCGGCGGCCAGACCACCACGTTCCTGTACGACGAGGCGAACCTGGTGCAGGAGCGGGTGGCCGGTATGGTGACCGCCGACCGGCTCACCACCGGGCTGGACCAGACGCTGGTCCGCACCGACGCCGACGGCACCCGGATCCCGGTCACCGACGCGCTGGGCAGCGTCCTCGGCCTGGCCGACACCACCGACGGCACGCTGACCAGCCGGTACACGTACGACCCGTTCGGCGCGGTCACCGCCACCGGGGCGGCCAGCGGCAACACCCAGCAGTACACCGGCCGGGAGTACGACGCCGACACCGGGCTGCTCTACAACCGGGCCCGCTACCACAGCCCGGAGACCGGCCGGTTCGTCAGCGAGGACCCGGCGGGCTTCGGCGGGGGCAGCGCCAACCTGTACCTGTACGCGCTCAACGACCCGGTCAACCTCTCCGACCCCAACGGCGACTGCCCGATCTGCGTGCCGCTCCTGATCGGGGCGCTGATGGGCGGCGCGGCCGGAGTGGGCATGGGGGCCGGCGCGGCGGCGCTGAGCGGACGCAAGTACAGCCTCGGTGACGGCCTGCGGGACTTCGCGATCGGCGCGGGCATCGGCGCGCTCACCGGTGGTCTCGGCTCGGCCCTGCGGGCCGCCGGCAGCGCCTGGAAACTCAACCAGTTCGCCCGGGGCCTGGCGATCGAGGCGAAACTCGGCGGCAACCTGCCGAAGAACTTCCCGACCATCGACAAGTTCGCCAACGGGGTCGCCACCAGCATCAAGAGCGTCGACCTGAGCGCCAAGTCGTACCAGAACGCCGGCCGGCTCACCAGCCTCGGCAAGGGGTACGTCGACAAGGTGGCCGGCTTTGCGCAGAACGGGGCGTCGGTCAGCCACGGCGGCACCACGATCACCGGCTCGCAGGTCACCGGGCGCGCCCTGGACATCGCCGTACCGCGCGGGGTCGGCTCCGCGGCCCAGCAGAACGCCCTCAACAACATCGTCCAGTACGGCGCCTCCAAGGGGGTGACCGTCCGGATCATTCCCGTACGGTGA